A portion of the Chaetodon trifascialis isolate fChaTrf1 chromosome 7, fChaTrf1.hap1, whole genome shotgun sequence genome contains these proteins:
- the LOC139333574 gene encoding voltage-gated potassium channel regulatory subunit KCNG4-like: MAITGNGFDDQSFCSEDSNNHVFTDTEAAPVKGLYFQRAQLLREPEASCWNLDPSKQALINVGGIRYAFPWRTLEDIPQSRLSRLRLCTTLREIAEVCDDYDEMQHEFFFDRDPLAFRAILNFLAKGKLHLLQEVCNVALHGELLYWGIDIRLMEPCCRHQMMLSVEEVTVHQLKEDEWRQARRRLRAHVVQDSLFHMLGEAMENPHSGLAGKVFAFLSVIMVVITVVSLCISTMPAPCQLEEATGKCSQRCCNLFVVESVCVAWFSFELLVRFFHAQSKLKFVRGPLNIIDAAAILPYYVSLFLELGGESVQDIVAGAGKGTLDKLGLILRVMRALRILYVMRLARHSMGLQTLGVTIQRSMTDFGLLLLFVCVAVTLFSPLVHLAESELAPNAATSPQLSFSSIPASYWWSIISVTTVGYGDMVPHSIPGQLVALISILSGILILSFPSTSIFHTFHRTYIELKEEHRMLWKEQRGTELANETEESMKERETWSENGPESDLPGLNDPCYLFLKDITVPV, translated from the exons ATGGCCATCACTGGTAATGGCTTTGATGACCAGTCCTTTTGTAGTGAAGACAGTAACAACCACGtcttcacagacacagaggctGCCCCAGTCAAAGGCTTGTACTTCCAACGTGCTCAGCTGCTCCGTGAACCAGAAGCATCATGCTGGAACCTCGATCCCTCAAAGCAGGCCCTCATCAATGTAGGGGGCATCCGCTATGCCTTCCCCTGGCGCACCTTGGAGGATATCCCCCAGAGCCGTCTGAGTCGTCTGCGCTTGTGCACCACCCTGAGGGAGATAGCAGAGGTTTGTGATGACTATGATGAGATGCAACATGAATTCTTCTTTGACCGTGACCCTTTAGCCTTCCGGGCCATCCTCAATTTCCTGGCAAAAGGGAAGCTGCATCTGCTGCAGGAGGTCTGCAATGTGGCCCTGCATGGTGAGCTGTTGTATTGGGGCATTGATATACGACTGATGGAGCCCTGCTGCCGCCATCAAATGATGTTGTCTGTGGAGGAGGTGACTGTGCACCAGCTCAAGGAAGACGAGTGGCGCCAGGCAAGAAGGAGGCTGAGAGCTCATGTGGTACAGGATAGCCTGTTCCACATGCTGGGAGAAGCAATGGAGAACCCTCATTCAGGTTTAGCAGGGAAAGTGtttgcctttctgtctgtcatcatgGTGGTGATCACTGTGGTCAGCCTGTGCATCAGCACTATGCCAGCACCATGCCAGCTGGAAGAAGCCACG GGTAAATGCTCCCAAAGATGCTGCAACTTGTTCGTGGTGGAGTCTGTTTGTGTCGCTTGGTTCTCCTTTGAGCTTCTGGTGCGATTTTTCCATGCACAGAGTAAGCTGAAGTTTGTCCGTGGCCCTCTGAACATCATTGATGCTGCTGCCATCTTGCCCTACTATGTCTCACTGTTTCTGGAGCTTGGGGGTGAGTCTGTGCAGGATATTGTGGCTGGTGCAGGAAAGGGCACCCTGGATAAACTGGGTCTAATCCTACGTGTGATGAGGGCCTTACGTATCCTGTATGTGATGAGGCTGGCCCGCCACTCTATGGGTCTGCAAACCTTGGGAGTGACTATCCAGCGCAGTATGACTGACtttggcctgctgctgctctttgtgtgtgttgcggTGACCCTCTTCTCCCCACTGGTACATCTCGCTGAGAGTGAGCTTGCTCCAAATGCTGCCACATCCCCTCAGCTCAGCTTCAGCAGCATCCCAGCATCATACTGGTGGTCCATCATCTCGGTGACCACTGTGGGATACGGTGACATGGTGCCCCACAGCATCCCTGGCCAACTGGTGGCACTGATCAGCATCCTATCAGGGATCCTAATTCTGTCTTTCCCTTCTACATCTATCTTCCACACATTCCATCGCACCTACATTGAGCTCAAGGAGGAGCACAGGATGCTGTGGAAAGAGCAAAGGGGGACCGAGCTCGCcaatgaaactgaagaaagcATGAAGGAAAGAGAAACTTGGTCTGAAAACGGGCCAGAATCAGATTTACCTGGTCTAAATGATCCTTGTTACCTTTTCCTGAAAGACATAACAGTGCCAGTTTAG